The proteins below come from a single Jaculus jaculus isolate mJacJac1 chromosome 12, mJacJac1.mat.Y.cur, whole genome shotgun sequence genomic window:
- the Ndufab1 gene encoding acyl carrier protein, mitochondrial, whose protein sequence is MAARVLSVCVRRLPSAFAQLPRVPTLALARPLSTALCLTGTRTNPGAAQPASVLAQVPGRVTHLYRQYSDAPPLTLEGIKDRVLYVLKLYDKIDPEKLSVNSHFMKDLGLDSLDQVEIIMAMEDEFGFEIPDIDAEKLMCPQEIVDYIADKKDVYE, encoded by the exons ATGGCGGCTCGTGTCCTTTCCGTCTGTGTCCGCCGCTTGCCCTCGGCCTTCGCGCAATTGCCCAGGGTTCCCACGCTGGCCCTGGCCCGGCCGCTCAGCACCGCTTTGTGCCTCACGGGAACCCGGACGAATCCTGGGGCTGCACAGCCGGCCTCAGTGCTCGCGCAG GTACCAGGGAGGGTTACACATTTGTACCGCCAGTATAGTGATGCACCTCCTCTGACGTTAGAGGGGATCAAGGACCGAGTTCTTTATGTCTTGAAACTCTATGACAAGATTGATCCTGAAAAG CTCTCGGTCAATTCCCATTTCATGAAAGACCTGGGCTTAGACAGTTTGGACCAAGTGGAGATTATTATGGCCATGGAAGACGAGTTTG ggTTTGAAATTCCTgatatagatgcagaaaagttaaTGTGTCCACAAGAAATTGTAGATTACATTGCAGATAAGAAGGATGTATATGAATAA